The following are encoded in a window of Amycolatopsis lexingtonensis genomic DNA:
- a CDS encoding SDR family NAD(P)-dependent oxidoreductase, translating to MIFFVTGASRGLGRRIVEQALAAGHQVVATARDPRTLDDLAARYGEQVHVERLDVADPAAAEAAIAAGVAAFGRLDVVVNNAGQADRASLEDTSLDVFRRQVETNFFGTVHVTKAAVPVLRRQGGGRIIQVSSLGGRVGSPGLTAYQSAKWAVGGFSEALATEVGPLGIKITVLEPGGMRTDWGGVSMTTPPISEPYEATVGASERAMAGFEEHANSDPRKVADLVLTVAGLDDPPLRLLAGSDAYEFGREAWRHRVETDEKWAGLTRSTDHDDADDAWRAQRGKSLPDVRA from the coding sequence ATGATCTTCTTCGTGACCGGCGCGTCCCGCGGGCTCGGCCGCCGGATCGTCGAGCAGGCGCTCGCCGCCGGGCACCAGGTCGTCGCGACCGCCCGTGATCCGCGGACGCTCGACGACCTCGCCGCCCGGTACGGCGAGCAGGTCCACGTCGAACGGCTCGATGTCGCCGACCCGGCCGCGGCCGAAGCCGCGATCGCCGCCGGGGTGGCCGCGTTCGGCCGGCTCGACGTGGTGGTCAACAACGCGGGGCAGGCGGACCGGGCCTCGCTCGAGGACACTTCCCTCGACGTCTTCCGCCGCCAGGTCGAGACCAATTTCTTCGGCACGGTGCACGTCACCAAGGCGGCCGTGCCGGTCCTGCGCAGGCAGGGCGGCGGCCGGATCATCCAGGTTTCCTCGCTCGGCGGGCGGGTCGGCAGTCCCGGGTTGACCGCTTACCAGTCGGCGAAGTGGGCCGTCGGCGGGTTCAGCGAGGCGCTGGCCACCGAGGTCGGCCCGCTGGGCATCAAGATCACCGTCCTCGAGCCGGGCGGGATGCGCACCGACTGGGGCGGCGTCTCGATGACCACACCGCCGATCAGCGAGCCGTACGAGGCGACCGTCGGTGCGTCCGAGCGGGCGATGGCCGGCTTCGAAGAGCACGCGAACAGCGACCCGCGGAAGGTCGCCGATCTCGTGCTCACCGTCGCCGGCCTCGACGATCCGCCGCTGCGCCTGCTCGCCGGCAGCGACGCCTACGAGTTCGGCCGGGAGGCGTGGCGGCACCGCGTCGAGACCGACGAGAAGTGGGCCGGGCTGACCCGCTCGACCGACCACGACGACGCCGATGACGCATGGCGTGCTCAGCGCGGCAAGAGCCTGCCCGACGTACGCGCGTGA
- a CDS encoding TetR family transcriptional regulator, producing the protein MPQPRQRARSEQDKEARKTALLTAARELAAERGVREVTLTEVTNRVGLHPSALRRYFESREELLLELAEQGWADWRDQLLADLDGRHGLTAAEVADVVAGSMERLPLFCDLQTHVVLSLEGAVRLERARQYKTAATTAFDVMTKALTEAADLTEPGAQTLLTAAISGAAYLFQLSQPSPTLRQLYDENPKWAHSALRFRAQLTTLLTAVAHGV; encoded by the coding sequence GTGCCCCAGCCCCGTCAGCGCGCCCGCTCCGAGCAGGACAAAGAGGCCCGCAAGACCGCACTCCTGACCGCCGCGCGCGAGCTCGCGGCGGAGCGCGGTGTGCGCGAGGTCACGCTGACCGAGGTGACGAACCGGGTCGGCCTGCACCCGTCGGCACTGCGCCGCTACTTCGAATCCCGCGAGGAGCTCCTCCTGGAGCTGGCCGAACAGGGCTGGGCCGACTGGCGCGACCAGCTGCTGGCCGACCTCGACGGCCGGCACGGACTGACCGCGGCCGAAGTGGCCGACGTCGTCGCGGGCTCGATGGAACGGTTGCCGCTGTTCTGCGACCTGCAGACGCACGTGGTCCTCAGCCTGGAGGGCGCGGTCCGCCTGGAGCGCGCCCGCCAGTACAAGACCGCGGCGACCACGGCGTTCGACGTGATGACGAAAGCCCTGACCGAGGCGGCCGACCTGACCGAGCCGGGCGCGCAGACGCTGCTGACGGCGGCCATCAGCGGCGCGGCGTACCTGTTCCAGCTGTCGCAGCCGTCCCCGACCCTGCGACAGCTCTACGACGAGAACCCGAAGTGGGCACACAGCGCACTCCGGTTCCGCGCCCAGCTGACGACGTTGCTGACCGCGGTCGCCCACGGCGTCTGA
- a CDS encoding serine hydrolase domain-containing protein has translation MQNFAALDAALEDVHRAGVPGLFADVRDGGDVWRGAAGVADVETGRPVTAGMRHRVGSITKTFTAAAVLLQVEAGRLELDRPVRDYLPDLVPGDAITVRMLLDHASGLAEYLPYAYPSLRAFPDLANTSPQSLDDNRFTRFDPVELIKLGVGAPPASAPGATPGLYSNTNYLLLCALLEHVTGVAAEKVITRDVIERAGLRDTELPCGTQIDGPHSRLYESWFGMIDPPRDYSVYDMSWVGPSASLISTVADLNRFYARLLAGEIVSRASLAEMQRTVPVISQEGKVIPYGLGLHPTEAPGRPTFWGHGGTVWGGGALAMTRADGGRQLALGLNLQRWNTLDASGRPQPHPIDAALAAFQRIALYGE, from the coding sequence ATGCAGAACTTCGCCGCACTCGACGCGGCTCTCGAAGACGTCCACCGCGCCGGCGTGCCGGGCTTGTTCGCCGACGTCCGCGACGGCGGCGACGTCTGGCGCGGCGCCGCCGGGGTCGCCGACGTCGAGACCGGGCGGCCGGTCACCGCCGGCATGCGGCACCGCGTCGGCAGCATCACCAAGACGTTCACCGCCGCCGCCGTGCTGCTCCAGGTCGAAGCCGGCCGGCTCGAGCTCGACCGGCCGGTGCGCGACTACCTGCCGGACCTCGTGCCCGGCGACGCGATCACCGTCCGGATGCTCCTCGACCACGCCAGCGGGCTCGCCGAATACCTGCCCTACGCCTATCCGTCGCTGCGCGCGTTCCCCGACTTGGCGAACACGTCGCCGCAGAGCCTGGACGACAACCGGTTCACGCGGTTCGACCCCGTGGAGCTGATCAAGCTGGGCGTCGGCGCGCCGCCCGCGAGTGCGCCGGGCGCCACCCCCGGGCTGTACTCGAACACCAATTACCTGCTCCTGTGCGCACTCCTGGAACACGTGACCGGCGTCGCGGCCGAGAAGGTGATCACGCGGGACGTCATCGAGCGCGCCGGGCTCCGGGACACCGAACTCCCGTGCGGCACGCAGATCGACGGCCCGCACTCGCGGCTCTACGAGTCCTGGTTCGGCATGATCGACCCGCCGCGCGACTACAGCGTCTACGACATGTCGTGGGTCGGGCCGTCGGCGTCGCTGATCTCGACCGTCGCGGACCTCAACCGCTTCTACGCGCGGCTGCTGGCCGGTGAGATCGTCAGCCGGGCTTCGCTCGCGGAGATGCAGCGCACGGTGCCGGTGATTTCCCAGGAGGGCAAGGTGATTCCGTACGGCCTCGGCCTGCACCCGACGGAGGCGCCCGGCCGGCCGACGTTCTGGGGGCACGGCGGCACGGTCTGGGGCGGCGGCGCCCTGGCCATGACCCGGGCCGACGGCGGGCGGCAGCTGGCCCTCGGGCTGAACCTGCAGCGGTGGAACACCCTCGACGCCTCGGGCCGGCCGCAGCCGCACCCGATCGACGCCGCGCTGGCGGCTTTCCAGCGGATCGCGTTGTACGGGGAGTGA
- a CDS encoding TetR/AcrR family transcriptional regulator, with protein sequence MAGRRRWTTEEILDTAAELLRTSDAESFSVRKLAAALGTDSSSLYRHFRTKTELLRALADRILVSAVDGFRPEGDWKQRLTALALRLREAFGTQPQIAAIWGRYASGGHGSRLVMEQVLQALREAGLPDEEIPARYHRLAILIAALISAEAGVTTITPEEREQGMELFRVAVLGADPERFPALAHFARDVRPLGAERGEAFEELIAAQLADIEAAIPR encoded by the coding sequence ATGGCGGGCCGCAGGCGTTGGACGACCGAAGAAATCCTGGACACGGCGGCGGAGCTGCTGCGCACGAGCGACGCGGAGTCGTTCAGCGTGCGCAAGCTCGCCGCGGCGCTCGGGACGGACTCCTCGAGCCTCTACCGGCACTTCCGCACCAAGACGGAACTGCTGCGCGCGCTCGCCGACCGCATCCTGGTGTCCGCCGTGGACGGCTTCCGCCCCGAAGGCGACTGGAAGCAGCGCCTCACCGCGCTGGCCCTGCGCCTGCGGGAGGCCTTCGGCACGCAACCGCAGATCGCCGCGATCTGGGGCCGCTATGCCTCGGGCGGCCACGGTTCCCGGCTGGTCATGGAGCAGGTCCTGCAGGCGTTGCGCGAAGCGGGCCTGCCCGACGAGGAAATCCCGGCGCGCTACCACCGGCTCGCGATCCTCATCGCCGCGCTGATCTCGGCCGAAGCCGGCGTCACCACCATCACGCCCGAGGAGCGCGAGCAGGGCATGGAACTGTTCCGCGTCGCGGTGCTGGGCGCCGACCCCGAGCGCTTCCCCGCGCTGGCCCACTTCGCCCGGGACGTCCGCCCGCTCGGCGCGGAACGCGGCGAGGCGTTCGAAGAGCTCATCGCGGCCCAGCTCGCCGACATCGAGGCCGCGATTCCCCGCTGA
- a CDS encoding glycoside hydrolase family 5 protein, whose amino-acid sequence MRFLSAVLTVLSAVGFVVPLSHPASASTAEWAGPLSTRGRYIVDANGNRFKLKAANWHGASGTWTGSGDTNDPANHHAGEIAYQTPLGLDRASIDAVIDGLAQLGLNSVRLPFSNAMIHDTAAVPDLPANPGLHGLTPLQVYDRVVERLTARGFAVILNNHTTTSRWCCGLDGNERWNTAQSEQQWQDDWLFMARRYAANKRVVGADLYNEVRRNTFDDPNWGWGNGTDWQRASQQVADRILTEANRDLLIIVEGINWTGLPIDGFAHGRPTLEPARTLSHTLVDSGKLVYSAHFYGYTGPNHSGATGVGETHDPRYRDLTPQQLRDTLYRQAFFVEAETGKHYTTPLWISEFGEGRGTTDAASRAWFENFVDYLAETDTDFAYWPAVGFHTNGSGDGWSLLAWDAAGRRIDVLDGTDWRGPAWQRLVNAPSRTGQIAPAEHWSMLNLDYADFPASRAMRAQPDWDPGARKGSCPDGQRLTGLAHTGNRGLCTGTLATPTAYTVVRDESYVDTDWASGYTKAQCPPDHAVVGYSVKGAAVSAVLCGRSPTPLGRTGRTVWFDRGDNRPSGDLGGDFASGNYKGQCAPGEYVAGVAYTGRIGSNRTPDALLCRS is encoded by the coding sequence GTGAGGTTCCTCAGTGCCGTGCTCACCGTGCTGTCGGCCGTCGGCTTCGTCGTTCCCCTTTCCCATCCCGCGTCGGCTTCGACGGCGGAGTGGGCCGGGCCGCTGAGCACCCGCGGGCGCTACATCGTCGACGCGAACGGCAACCGGTTCAAGCTGAAAGCCGCCAACTGGCACGGCGCGAGCGGGACGTGGACCGGGTCGGGCGACACGAACGACCCCGCCAACCACCACGCCGGCGAAATCGCCTACCAGACCCCGCTCGGGCTGGACCGCGCGTCGATCGACGCCGTCATCGACGGGCTGGCGCAGCTGGGCCTCAACAGCGTGCGGCTGCCGTTCTCCAACGCGATGATCCACGACACCGCGGCGGTCCCCGACCTGCCCGCCAATCCCGGTTTACACGGGCTGACGCCGCTTCAGGTGTACGACCGCGTCGTCGAGCGGCTCACCGCGCGCGGGTTCGCCGTCATCCTCAACAACCACACGACGACGTCTCGCTGGTGCTGCGGGCTGGACGGCAACGAACGCTGGAACACCGCGCAGAGCGAGCAGCAGTGGCAGGACGACTGGCTCTTCATGGCCCGCCGCTACGCCGCGAACAAGCGCGTCGTCGGCGCCGACCTGTACAACGAGGTCCGCCGCAACACCTTCGACGACCCGAACTGGGGCTGGGGCAACGGCACCGACTGGCAGCGCGCGAGCCAGCAGGTGGCCGACCGGATCCTCACCGAGGCCAACCGGGATCTGCTGATCATCGTCGAGGGCATCAACTGGACCGGCCTGCCCATCGACGGCTTCGCCCACGGCCGCCCCACGCTCGAGCCCGCGCGCACCCTGTCGCACACGCTCGTCGACTCCGGGAAGCTCGTCTATTCGGCGCACTTCTACGGCTACACCGGTCCGAACCACTCCGGCGCCACCGGCGTCGGCGAGACGCACGACCCGCGCTACCGCGACCTCACGCCCCAGCAGCTGCGCGATACGTTGTACCGCCAGGCGTTCTTCGTCGAGGCGGAGACCGGCAAGCACTACACCACGCCGCTGTGGATCAGCGAGTTCGGCGAAGGCCGCGGCACCACCGACGCCGCTTCCCGCGCCTGGTTCGAGAACTTCGTGGACTACCTCGCCGAGACCGACACCGACTTCGCCTACTGGCCCGCGGTCGGCTTCCACACGAACGGCTCGGGCGACGGCTGGTCCCTGCTGGCGTGGGACGCGGCGGGCCGGCGCATCGACGTCCTCGACGGCACCGACTGGCGCGGCCCGGCCTGGCAGCGGCTGGTGAACGCGCCGTCGCGGACCGGGCAGATCGCGCCCGCCGAGCACTGGTCGATGCTCAACCTCGACTACGCCGACTTCCCGGCTTCCCGCGCGATGCGGGCGCAGCCGGACTGGGATCCGGGCGCGCGCAAGGGTTCCTGCCCCGACGGCCAGCGCCTCACCGGCCTGGCGCACACCGGCAACCGCGGCCTCTGCACCGGCACGCTCGCGACCCCGACGGCGTACACGGTGGTCCGCGACGAGTCCTATGTGGACACCGACTGGGCGTCCGGCTACACCAAGGCGCAGTGCCCGCCCGACCACGCGGTCGTCGGCTACAGCGTCAAGGGCGCGGCGGTCTCCGCGGTCCTGTGCGGCCGCTCCCCCACCCCGCTCGGCCGCACGGGCCGCACAGTCTGGTTCGACCGCGGCGACAACCGGCCGTCCGGCGACCTGGGCGGCGACTTCGCTTCGGGCAACTACAAGGGGCAGTGCGCCCCCGGCGAGTACGTCGCCGGGGTCGCCTACACCGGCCGGATCGGGTCGAACCGGACGCCCGACGCGCTGCTCTGCCGCTCCTAG
- the bglX gene encoding beta-glucosidase BglX gives MSQQVTHATSAADGVNRRSVLAGLAGGVASMGLLAPTATADESSGRPPHDERVEALLKKMTLAEKIGQLQLVGDENAARAALADGRLGGVFSVVGAAKLNALQRLAVEGTRLKIPLIFGLDVIHGYTTNFPIPLAQGASFDPAVAAADATVSAKEARSSGIHWTYAPMMDVTHEPRWGRIAEGYGEDPYLATKFAVAKVRGYQGDDYGKPDRVAACAKHFVAYGGAEGGRDYNTVDVSLQRLHNFYLPPFKASVEAGVATVMASFNTISGVPAHGNGYVLHDVLKGRYGFGGFVVSDYTGIQELILHGLAGDGADAAAAALPAGVDMEMVSTNYAEFAQRLLDQRRITREQIDDAVRRILLVKFRLGLFERPYVDESGEVKAPSPAALAASRQAAGRCMVLLKNDGPVLPLAKSVGSVAVVGPLGAATYDLNGTWAGLGAGAGTTPPVTVVDGIKAAAPGATVTYTAGCTVEGTDTSGFAAAQQAARAADVTVVVVGETAAMSGEAAARSSIDLPGVQQQLVAAIKETGKPFVVVLVNGRPLTIPYLHDNAPAVLEAWAPGVQGGHAIADVLFGTVNPGGKLPVSFPRAVGQIPIYYNHENTGRPADPANKYTSKYLDLESGPLYEFGHGLSYTTFRIDSLRLSDTRMPARGGRIQVSVRVANTGGRAGDEVVQLYLRDPVASIVQPVRKLRGFQRVTLAAGASTTVSFTLTPDDVGFYDNGAAFRVEPGKIEVYVGNSAAATLSSSFTVT, from the coding sequence ATGTCGCAGCAGGTAACTCACGCAACTTCGGCCGCGGACGGGGTGAACCGGCGCAGCGTGCTCGCCGGGCTCGCCGGCGGCGTCGCCTCGATGGGGCTGCTCGCCCCCACCGCCACCGCCGACGAAAGTAGTGGGCGGCCGCCGCACGATGAACGCGTCGAAGCGCTGCTCAAGAAGATGACCCTGGCCGAGAAGATCGGCCAGCTCCAGCTCGTCGGCGACGAGAACGCCGCCCGCGCGGCCCTCGCGGACGGGCGGCTCGGCGGTGTCTTCTCCGTCGTCGGCGCGGCGAAGCTCAACGCCTTGCAGCGGCTCGCCGTCGAGGGGACGCGGCTGAAGATCCCGCTGATCTTCGGCCTCGACGTGATCCACGGCTACACCACCAACTTCCCGATCCCGCTGGCCCAGGGCGCGAGCTTCGACCCCGCCGTCGCGGCCGCGGACGCGACGGTCTCCGCGAAGGAAGCCCGAAGCAGCGGGATCCACTGGACCTACGCCCCGATGATGGACGTCACCCACGAGCCGCGGTGGGGGCGGATCGCCGAGGGGTACGGCGAAGATCCCTACCTGGCCACGAAGTTCGCCGTCGCGAAGGTGCGCGGCTACCAGGGTGACGACTACGGCAAACCGGACCGGGTCGCCGCCTGCGCCAAGCACTTCGTCGCCTACGGCGGGGCCGAAGGCGGGCGTGACTACAACACCGTCGACGTCTCGCTGCAGCGGCTGCACAACTTCTACCTGCCGCCGTTCAAGGCCAGCGTCGAGGCGGGCGTGGCGACCGTGATGGCCAGCTTCAACACCATCAGCGGCGTGCCCGCGCACGGCAACGGCTACGTCCTGCACGACGTCCTCAAGGGCCGCTACGGCTTCGGCGGGTTCGTCGTCAGCGACTACACCGGCATCCAGGAGCTGATCCTGCACGGCCTGGCCGGCGATGGCGCCGACGCCGCGGCGGCCGCGCTGCCCGCCGGTGTCGACATGGAGATGGTCAGCACGAACTACGCGGAGTTCGCGCAGCGGCTGCTGGACCAGCGGCGGATCACCCGCGAGCAGATCGACGACGCCGTCCGCCGGATCCTGCTGGTGAAGTTCCGGCTCGGCTTGTTCGAACGTCCCTACGTCGACGAGTCCGGCGAGGTCAAGGCGCCGTCACCGGCCGCGCTGGCGGCGTCACGGCAGGCCGCCGGGCGGTGCATGGTGCTGCTCAAGAACGACGGCCCGGTGCTGCCGCTGGCGAAGTCGGTCGGCTCGGTCGCGGTCGTCGGCCCGCTCGGCGCGGCGACCTACGACCTCAACGGCACCTGGGCGGGCCTGGGCGCCGGCGCGGGCACGACGCCGCCGGTGACGGTCGTCGACGGGATCAAGGCCGCGGCGCCCGGCGCCACGGTGACCTACACCGCCGGCTGCACGGTGGAAGGCACCGACACGAGCGGGTTCGCCGCCGCGCAGCAAGCGGCGCGCGCGGCCGACGTGACGGTCGTGGTGGTCGGCGAGACCGCGGCGATGAGCGGCGAAGCGGCGGCACGCAGCTCCATCGACCTCCCGGGCGTGCAGCAGCAGCTGGTGGCCGCGATCAAGGAGACCGGCAAGCCGTTCGTGGTCGTGCTCGTCAACGGGCGGCCGCTGACCATCCCGTACCTGCACGACAACGCGCCCGCCGTGCTCGAGGCGTGGGCGCCGGGCGTGCAGGGCGGCCACGCGATCGCCGACGTCCTGTTCGGCACGGTCAACCCGGGCGGCAAGCTGCCGGTGAGCTTCCCGCGCGCGGTCGGGCAGATCCCGATCTACTACAACCACGAGAACACCGGGCGCCCGGCCGACCCGGCCAACAAGTACACGTCGAAGTACCTCGACCTGGAATCCGGCCCGCTGTACGAGTTCGGCCACGGCCTGTCGTACACGACGTTCCGCATCGACAGCCTCCGGCTTTCGGACACGCGCATGCCGGCCCGCGGCGGACGGATCCAGGTGAGCGTCCGGGTCGCCAACACCGGCGGCCGCGCGGGTGACGAGGTCGTGCAGCTGTACTTGCGGGACCCCGTCGCGAGCATCGTCCAGCCGGTCCGGAAGCTTCGCGGGTTTCAGCGGGTGACCCTGGCCGCGGGCGCGTCGACGACGGTTTCGTTCACGCTCACCCCGGACGACGTCGGGTTCTACGACAACGGGGCCGCGTTCCGGGTCGAGCCGGGGAAGATCGAGGTGTACGTCGGCAACAGCGCCGCGGCGACGCTGTCGTCGAGCTTCACGGTGACCTAG
- a CDS encoding sensor histidine kinase — protein MSTGTAARGYDHAAVQYASDAELLAVGVPFLLAGIAAGETTAVSLEPARAELMREALPPDSGTHFLTTNDLYVRPAAAIRSYRELMAGFVDGGATGIRIFGEIPRAAIDTSWDWWARYEAAVNHAYDQFPLRSVCAYDVRTTPRHVLDDVARTHPFVATTGGAYRANEGYVDPLAFLAVPRPMTPHPIQRAEPLITLTDPQPREARQAVLAANRTGLPADEVDDLVLAVSEIADNALRHGRPPVTLRVWSGPGCLVVTVHDAGEGPADPFAGLLPADREVGGRGLWITHQICNQVTLHRDDTGFTVRLTAGNPWR, from the coding sequence ATGAGCACCGGAACCGCCGCCAGGGGCTATGACCACGCCGCTGTCCAGTACGCGTCCGACGCCGAACTGCTCGCCGTCGGCGTTCCGTTCCTGCTGGCCGGGATCGCCGCGGGCGAAACGACCGCCGTCTCGCTGGAGCCCGCCCGCGCCGAGCTGATGCGCGAGGCGCTCCCGCCGGACTCGGGTACGCACTTCCTGACGACGAACGACCTCTACGTGCGGCCCGCCGCCGCGATCCGGTCCTACCGCGAGCTGATGGCCGGGTTCGTCGACGGCGGGGCGACCGGCATCCGCATCTTCGGCGAGATCCCGCGCGCCGCGATCGACACGTCGTGGGACTGGTGGGCGCGCTACGAGGCCGCGGTCAACCACGCCTACGACCAGTTCCCCCTGCGCAGCGTGTGCGCCTACGACGTCCGGACGACCCCGCGCCACGTGCTCGACGACGTCGCCCGCACCCATCCGTTCGTCGCCACCACCGGCGGCGCGTACCGCGCGAACGAGGGCTACGTCGACCCGCTGGCGTTCCTGGCCGTCCCGCGGCCGATGACGCCGCACCCGATCCAGCGCGCCGAGCCGCTGATCACGCTCACCGACCCGCAGCCGCGCGAGGCCCGCCAAGCGGTGCTCGCCGCGAACCGGACCGGGCTGCCCGCCGACGAGGTCGACGACCTCGTCCTCGCGGTCAGCGAGATCGCCGACAACGCGCTCCGCCACGGCCGCCCACCGGTCACCCTGCGGGTCTGGTCCGGCCCCGGCTGCCTGGTGGTGACCGTGCACGACGCCGGCGAGGGCCCCGCCGACCCGTTCGCCGGGCTGCTGCCCGCCGACCGCGAAGTCGGCGGCCGCGGGCTGTGGATCACGCACCAGATCTGCAACCAGGTCACGCTGCACCGCGACGACACGGGGTTCACGGTCCGGCTGACCGCCGGGAACCCGTGGCGCTGA
- the glgX gene encoding glycogen debranching protein GlgX: MQPWPGSPYPLGADYDGVGTNFALFSEVAERVDLCLFDPDGTETRIRLPEVDGFVHHGYLTGIGPGQEYGYRIHGPHDPARGLRCNPAKLLLDPYAKAVTGRVDWDESVFGYRFDRPDERNDDDSAAHTVRAVVVNPYFDWANDRPPNVPYNETVVYEAHVRGLTKLHPDIPEELRGTYSGLAHPVMIDYLRTLGVTAVELMPVHHFLHDHALTERGLANYWGYNTIAYFAPHNEYAASIRPATPGSEVHEFKAMVRALHEAGIEVILDVVYNHTAEGNHLGPTLSMRGIDNQAYYRLVENDPQYYMDYTGTGNSLNVRQPHTLQLIMDSLRYWVTEMHVDGFRFDLAATLAREFYDVDRLATFFDLVQQDPIVSQVKLIAEPWDVGPGGYQVGNFPPLWTEWNGAYRDTVRDFWRGEPATLGEFASRITGSSDLYQNDGRRPFASINFVTAHDGFTLTDLVSYNEKHNEANGEDGRDGADDNRSWNCGAEGPTEDEKVLDLRARQRRNLIATVLLSQGVPMLLHGDELGRTQQGNNNAYCQDNELSWVDWSLLERNRELFEFTSAVIGLRRRHPVFRRRRFFAGRPIRRGDELRDIAWFTPAGDEMTDQDWEAGFGRSIMVFLNGTAIPDLDARGERVVDDSFLLCFNAHEDDITMTVPDGEYGEEWAVVLDSTTGEVFHRSVGGVLVGDRLTTPRTVPGGGTLVVGARSLAILLRTTGQEV, from the coding sequence GTGCAGCCTTGGCCCGGCTCCCCCTATCCGCTCGGAGCCGACTACGACGGTGTCGGCACCAACTTCGCCCTCTTCTCCGAGGTCGCCGAACGCGTCGACCTCTGCCTGTTCGACCCCGACGGGACCGAGACCCGGATCCGGCTGCCGGAGGTCGACGGCTTCGTCCACCACGGCTACCTGACCGGCATCGGCCCTGGCCAGGAGTACGGCTACCGGATCCACGGGCCGCACGACCCCGCCCGCGGCCTCCGGTGCAACCCCGCCAAGCTGCTGCTCGACCCGTACGCCAAGGCCGTCACCGGCCGCGTCGACTGGGACGAGTCCGTGTTCGGCTACCGCTTCGACCGGCCCGACGAGCGCAACGACGACGACTCCGCGGCGCACACCGTCCGCGCGGTCGTCGTCAACCCGTACTTCGACTGGGCCAACGACCGGCCGCCGAACGTGCCCTACAACGAGACCGTGGTCTACGAAGCCCACGTCCGCGGGCTGACCAAGCTCCACCCGGACATCCCGGAAGAGCTGCGGGGCACCTACTCCGGGCTGGCGCACCCCGTCATGATCGACTACCTGCGGACCCTCGGCGTCACCGCCGTCGAGCTGATGCCGGTCCACCACTTCCTGCACGACCACGCCCTGACCGAGCGCGGCCTGGCCAACTACTGGGGCTACAACACCATCGCGTACTTCGCGCCGCACAACGAATACGCCGCCTCGATCCGGCCCGCGACACCGGGCAGCGAGGTGCACGAGTTCAAGGCGATGGTGCGGGCGCTGCACGAGGCCGGGATCGAGGTCATCCTCGACGTCGTCTACAACCACACCGCCGAGGGCAACCACCTCGGGCCGACGCTGTCGATGCGCGGTATCGACAACCAGGCCTACTACCGGCTGGTCGAGAACGATCCGCAGTACTACATGGACTACACCGGCACCGGCAACTCGCTCAACGTGCGCCAGCCGCACACACTGCAGCTCATCATGGACTCGCTGCGGTACTGGGTGACCGAGATGCACGTCGACGGCTTCCGCTTCGACCTCGCCGCCACGCTCGCCCGCGAGTTCTACGACGTCGACCGGCTGGCCACGTTCTTCGACCTCGTGCAGCAGGACCCGATCGTCAGCCAGGTGAAGCTGATCGCCGAACCCTGGGACGTCGGCCCCGGCGGCTACCAGGTCGGCAACTTCCCGCCGCTGTGGACGGAGTGGAACGGCGCCTACCGGGACACCGTCCGCGACTTCTGGCGCGGCGAACCCGCGACGCTGGGCGAATTCGCCTCGCGCATCACCGGCTCGTCCGACCTCTACCAGAACGACGGCCGCCGCCCGTTCGCCTCGATCAACTTCGTCACCGCGCACGACGGCTTCACCCTCACCGACCTGGTTTCCTACAACGAGAAGCACAACGAGGCCAACGGCGAAGACGGCCGCGACGGCGCCGACGACAACCGCTCGTGGAACTGCGGCGCGGAAGGCCCGACCGAGGACGAGAAGGTCCTCGACCTGCGCGCCCGCCAGCGCCGCAACCTGATCGCCACGGTGCTGCTGTCCCAGGGCGTGCCGATGCTGCTGCACGGCGACGAGCTCGGCCGCACCCAGCAGGGCAACAACAACGCCTACTGCCAGGACAACGAGCTGTCGTGGGTCGACTGGTCGCTGCTGGAGCGCAACCGTGAGCTGTTCGAGTTCACCTCGGCGGTGATCGGCCTCCGCCGGCGGCACCCGGTGTTCCGCCGCCGCCGGTTCTTCGCCGGCCGGCCGATCCGCCGCGGCGACGAACTGCGCGACATCGCGTGGTTCACCCCGGCCGGCGACGAGATGACCGACCAGGACTGGGAAGCCGGCTTCGGCCGCAGCATCATGGTCTTCCTCAACGGCACCGCGATCCCCGACCTGGACGCCCGCGGCGAGCGGGTGGTGGACGACTCGTTCCTGCTCTGCTTCAACGCCCACGAGGACGACATCACGATGACCGTCCCGGACGGCGAGTACGGCGAGGAGTGGGCGGTCGTGCTCGACTCCACCACGGGCGAGGTGTTCCACCGGTCGGTGGGCGGCGTCCTGGTCGGCGACCGGCTGACGACCCCCCGCACGGTGCCCGGCGGCGGCACGCTCGTGGTCGGCGCCCGCTCCCTCGCCATACTGCTCCGGACGACGGGTCAGGAGGTGTAG